The Megachile rotundata isolate GNS110a chromosome 11, iyMegRotu1, whole genome shotgun sequence genome includes a region encoding these proteins:
- the LOC105662230 gene encoding pancreatic triacylglycerol lipase-like isoform X1 → MIKFVSCILLLSAGCALTDAASVSENVKSAFFRLYNRSGPNMDVSLDNLSQIVPHLDQNVKITVYIPGHSEYLDKETVTPITDALLNYTSDNIIGLDYKEIAALFYTSSVAEVKALCAAAAESVEQLVDAGVDADSIYIIGHSLGAQLSGCIGRSLPFKISRITGLDPAGPAYYFLNRHLSASDAKFVDIIHTDGGVLGEAQPTGTVDFYPNFGHGVQPGCKLELNVDNTALCSHHRSWRFFIDSLKDKDAFIGVKCSNELLYRMGACDKNERAVMGYYASPDTKGVYYLRTGASEPYGLGEAGAPYKSS, encoded by the exons ATGATCAAGTTTGTTTCCTGCATTCTTCTGCTCAGTGCAGGTTGCGCTTTGACAG ATGCTGCATCTGTTAGTGAAAATGTGAAATCAGCCTTCTTCCGTTTATACAAcag gAGTGGCCCTAATATGGATGTTAGTTTAGACAATCTATCTCAAATTGTACCTCATTTAGACCAGAATGTAAAGATAACAGTTTATATTCCTGGCCACAGCGAATATTTAGACAAAGAAACTGTAACTCCTATTACGGACG CTCTCTTAAACTACACATCGGACAACATAATTGGGCTCGATTATAAAGAAATAGCTGCATTGTTTTATACAAGCTCTGTGGCAGAAGTGAAAGCGCTTTGTGCGGCGGCAGCTGAAAGTGTAGAGCAATTAGTAGATGCTGGTGTAGATGCTGATAGCATCTATATTATTGGTCACTCGTTAGGTGCTCAGCTTTCTGGATGTATTGGTCGCAGTCTACcattcaaaatttctagaatAACAG GTTTAGATCCTGCTGGACCCGCTTATTACTTTTTGAATCGTCATTTGAGTGCTTCCGATGCCAAATTTGTGGACATTATACATACAGACGGCGGTGTTTTGGGGGAAGCTCAACCTACTGGCACTGTGGACTTTTACCCAAACTTTGGTCATGGAGTACAACCGGGATGTAAACTTGAACTAAATGTAGATAATACAG CGTTGTGCAGCCACCACAGATCCTGGAGGTTCTTCATTGACTCACTTAAGGACAAAGATGCTTTCATAGGCGTTAAATGTAGCAACGAATTGCTCTACCGCATGGGAGCGTGTGATAAGAATGAAAGGGCTGTTATGGGTTACTATGCTTCCCCCGATAC GAAAGGTGTATACTACCTTCGCACAGGTGCAAGCGAGCCTTATGGTTTAGGAGAAGCTGGAGCGCCATACAAATCTTCTTAA
- the LOC105662230 gene encoding pancreatic triacylglycerol lipase-like isoform X2: MEGDAASVSENVKSAFFRLYNRSGPNMDVSLDNLSQIVPHLDQNVKITVYIPGHSEYLDKETVTPITDALLNYTSDNIIGLDYKEIAALFYTSSVAEVKALCAAAAESVEQLVDAGVDADSIYIIGHSLGAQLSGCIGRSLPFKISRITGLDPAGPAYYFLNRHLSASDAKFVDIIHTDGGVLGEAQPTGTVDFYPNFGHGVQPGCKLELNVDNTALCSHHRSWRFFIDSLKDKDAFIGVKCSNELLYRMGACDKNERAVMGYYASPDTKGVYYLRTGASEPYGLGEAGAPYKSS, encoded by the exons ATGGAAGGCG ATGCTGCATCTGTTAGTGAAAATGTGAAATCAGCCTTCTTCCGTTTATACAAcag gAGTGGCCCTAATATGGATGTTAGTTTAGACAATCTATCTCAAATTGTACCTCATTTAGACCAGAATGTAAAGATAACAGTTTATATTCCTGGCCACAGCGAATATTTAGACAAAGAAACTGTAACTCCTATTACGGACG CTCTCTTAAACTACACATCGGACAACATAATTGGGCTCGATTATAAAGAAATAGCTGCATTGTTTTATACAAGCTCTGTGGCAGAAGTGAAAGCGCTTTGTGCGGCGGCAGCTGAAAGTGTAGAGCAATTAGTAGATGCTGGTGTAGATGCTGATAGCATCTATATTATTGGTCACTCGTTAGGTGCTCAGCTTTCTGGATGTATTGGTCGCAGTCTACcattcaaaatttctagaatAACAG GTTTAGATCCTGCTGGACCCGCTTATTACTTTTTGAATCGTCATTTGAGTGCTTCCGATGCCAAATTTGTGGACATTATACATACAGACGGCGGTGTTTTGGGGGAAGCTCAACCTACTGGCACTGTGGACTTTTACCCAAACTTTGGTCATGGAGTACAACCGGGATGTAAACTTGAACTAAATGTAGATAATACAG CGTTGTGCAGCCACCACAGATCCTGGAGGTTCTTCATTGACTCACTTAAGGACAAAGATGCTTTCATAGGCGTTAAATGTAGCAACGAATTGCTCTACCGCATGGGAGCGTGTGATAAGAATGAAAGGGCTGTTATGGGTTACTATGCTTCCCCCGATAC GAAAGGTGTATACTACCTTCGCACAGGTGCAAGCGAGCCTTATGGTTTAGGAGAAGCTGGAGCGCCATACAAATCTTCTTAA